A region from the Papio anubis isolate 15944 chromosome 6, Panubis1.0, whole genome shotgun sequence genome encodes:
- the HSD17B8 gene encoding estradiol 17-beta-dehydrogenase 8 → MASQLQNRLRSALALVTGAGSGIGRAVSVRLAGEGATVAACDLDGAAAQETVRLLGGPGNKEGPPRGNHAAFQADVSEARAARRLLEQVQACFSRPPSVVVSCAGITQDEFLLHMSEDDWDKVIAVNLKGTFLVTQAAAQALVSSGCRGSIINISSITGKVGNMGQTNYVASKAGVIGLTQTAARELGRHGIRCNSVLPGFIATPMTQKVPQKVVDKITEMIPMGYLGDPEDVADVVAFLASEDSGYITGASVEVTGGLFM, encoded by the exons ATGGCGTCTCAGCTCCAGAACCGGCTCCGCTCCGCACTGGCCTTGGTCACAG GTGCGGGGAGCGGCATCGGCCGAGCAGTCAGTGTACGCCTGGCCGGAGAGGGGGCCACCGTAGCTGCCTGCGACCTGGACGGGGCAGCGGCACAGGAGACGGTGCGGCTGCTGGGCGGGCCAGGGAACAAGGAGGGGCCGCCCCGAGGGAACCACGCTGCCTTCCAGGCTGACGTGTCTGAGGCCAGAGCCGCCAGGCGCCTGCTGGAACAAGTGCAG GCCTGCTTTTCTCGCCCACCATCTGTCGTTGTGTCCTGTGCGGGCATCACCCAGGATGAGTTTCTGCTGCACATGTCTGAGGATGACTGGGACAAAGTCATAGCTGTCAACCTCAAG GGTACCTTCCTAGTCACTCAGGCTGCAGCACAAGCCCTGGTGTCCAGTGGTTGTCGTGGTTCCATCATCAACATTAGTAGCATCACAGGAAAG GTGGGGAACATGGGGCAGACAAACTATGTAGCATCCAAGGCTGGAGTGATTGGGCTGACCCAGACTGCAGCCCGGGAGCTTGGACG ACATGGGATCCGCTGTAACTCTGTCCTCCCAGGGTTCATTGCAACACCCATGACACAGAAAGTGCCACAGAAAGTGGTGGACAAG ATTACTGAAATGATCCCGATGGGATACTTGGGGGACCCTGAGG ATGTGGCAGATGTGGTCGCATTCTTGGCATCTGAAGACAGTGGATACATCACAGGGGCCTCAGTGGAAGTCACTG GAGGTCTTTTCATGTAA